In one Siniperca chuatsi isolate FFG_IHB_CAS linkage group LG14, ASM2008510v1, whole genome shotgun sequence genomic region, the following are encoded:
- the nup98 gene encoding nuclear pore complex protein Nup98-Nup96 isoform X5, translated as MFNKSFGTPFGGGTGGFGTSSTFGQQNAGFGTTGGFGTSAFGATSNAGGLFGPTQNKPGGLFGSSTFSQPATSSTSTGFGFGAASGTSTSLFGSTGTGAAGGLFSQQNNAFGAAKPTSFGKVSLPPCPPGFGTSTSSGGLFGATNTTSNPFGGTASLFGGSGFSAAQQPGTTVKFNPPTGSDTMVKAGVTTSINTKHQCITAMKEYENKSLEELRLEDYQAGRKGPTNPMAAGTGSLFGPATATSSATTGLFGSSAPNASFSFGQNKSTFGPATAAGSFGTTAGGLFGQQPPQQAGSLFKPFGQATTTQSTGFSFGNTNTMGQTNTSSMQSLFGNKTAGFGTTTTSAPSFGTGTGTGLFGNKPALALGAGTNTSTFGFGANPAAGSLFGNKPATGGLGTGLGTSFGTAVGTGQMSLFGNNQNKLGATLGTMGTFGATGFNSGASTLGFGAPQQPVALTDPSAAAAQQAMLQQQLSGLAYSPYGDSPLFRNQLSDPKKKEERLKPTNPTAQKALTTPTHYKLTPRPATRVRPKALTSSGASKSQLFDGLDDDEPSLTNGAFVPRKSIKKLVLKNLNSSQYSSPINKETDDLASPSEYPQNGHSHMEEEEELREVPGPSSRADDDPEVTQFYVNPIAKPIPHGRAQTSLQDTICDLNMHKPARNGLELSSEDVSASLGEESLQEEREEEQQESQQSPHPAGIVLNRVGYYTIPSMEDLAEMVDENGECVVENFTVGRKGYGSIFFPGEVNVTGLNLDEIVHFRRKEVIVYPDDKNKPPEGEGLNRRAEVTLDGVWPNDKTTCTQIRSPERLAEMNYEGRLEKASRKQGARFLEYRPETGSWVFEVAHFSKYGLQDSDEEEDVPPKTDPKKLKTMMILPPSRLQQALHSSQQQAAPQAQSTVGVDHPGGVAELDSDMADITQSFPTESMLGGEDDSDLLAGEMDTTGGKLGGLIPAEHDGVSASSNIASSLGINPHTLQIMKASLFAEDEEESDMFQDPGAMKVAANVSSPRLVVPGAQSRHSVGGLLQARFTSGLLSQLSDSPRPPLSRASPAAAEPSRPLHWAGPGPSSFLLPPPTPEPSVRTVGVRRLGGPVPLKESVTRGKGSLLMDAGLFAGRSFRVGWGPGWTLAHCGHLLSSPLAKNLDHQEPIAKTDFSFLPKPARSKPLTESPYKVVLEQLVGLEPPAVKISEEEEEEESQAVLQRPLEICLKHSTVDTTDASACPLVRPQAGVAALHEYAEWITELNHQQGDADPLLAHWAEVWTLCEALWGRLGPADQEPDVETHSEYEQQLERRRTFSAWLSRGATCRVEEEVALAGKGRHTEAIFSYLTGNRISEACRLAQKEGDHRLSLLLSQAMGSQYCRDLLALQLADWNRMQTDCYLPEERLRIFALLAGKPVWQSSDSVVNVCSELDWKRCVAVHLWFMLPPTASVADALAKYEAAFQGSCEGGKYACAPLPPYLEAEQPDMEEEEEESKRPLHDLCFHLLKLYSDRHYSLQQLLDPLTVTWERLDYRLSWHLWGVLQALHYSHLSASRQGLLHASYAAQLESAGLWHMAVFILLHIPDHPQRERAVRELLTLHCPLQETDESVQRERFLTERLLIPEQWIHEAKAVRARRDADRHQEALHLYRAGYWSQCHRLLIQHLASDCIINDNHDYLLEFLEGLAVPEHSATIQDWDTAGRVYLDYIRVIKTLQGIQQMENAGYELERLYTDVTSLCSRIELLPCSTARDRLAQSEMAKRVANILRVVLSLQQGDAASDSLSIPLAQLAPHITRLPMPEDYTLEELRGLTQSYLRQLIVSQ; from the exons ATGTTCAACAAGTCATTTGGTACTCCCTTTGGTGGAGGGACGGGGGGGTTCGGCACCTCATCGACCTTTGGTCAGCAAA ACGCAGGTTTTGGGACAACAGGAGGCTTTGGGACGTCTGCCTTCGGGGCCACCAGCAACGCTGGAGGACTGTTTGGTCCCACACAGAATAAACCTG GTGGTCTGTTTGGGTCCAGTACATTCAGCCAGCCGGCAACTTCCTCCACCAGCACCGGCTTCGGTTTTGGTGCGGCGAGCGGCACTTCGACCAGCCTGTTCGGCAGCACCGGAACGGGCGCCGCCGGCGGGCTCTTCTCCCAGCAGAACAATGCTTTCGGTGCCGCCAAACCCACCTCTTTTGGAA AAGTCTCCCTCCCACCGTGTCCTCCAGGCTTTGGGACGAGCACCAGCAGTGGCGGGCTGTTTGGGGCAACCAACACCACCTCCAACCCTTTTGGTGGAACGGCCTCCCTTTTTGGAGGCTCGGGGTTCTCCGCCGCGCAGCAGCCGGGAACAACTGTAAAATTCAAC cctccaacaggaagtgacacaaTGGTGAAAGCAGGCGTGACCACGAGCATCAACACCAAGCACCAGTGCATCACAGCCATGAAGGAGTATGAGAACAAATCCCTGGAG GAGTTGAGGCTGGAGGACTACCAGGCGGGCAGGAAGGGCCCGACCAACCCGATGGCTGCGGGGACGGGCAGTCTCTTTGGACCGGCCACGGCCACGTCCAGTGCCACCACCGGCCTGTTCGGCTCCTCCGCTCCCAACGCCAGCTTCTCCTTCGGACAGAACAAGAGCACCTTCGGACCAGCAA CAGCTGCCGGCAGTTTCGGCACGACGGCAGGCGGTCTGTTCGGCCAGCAGCCCCCGCAACAAGCCGGCAGCCTCTTCAAGCCGTTCGGTCAGGCCACCACCACACAGAGCACCGGCTTCTCCTTCGGCAACACCAACACTATGGGACAGACCAACACCAGCAGCATG CAGAGTTTATTCGGTAATAAGACGGCCGGGTTtggcaccaccaccaccagcgcCCCGTCCTTTGGCACCGGCACCGGCACCGGGCTGTTTGGCAACAAGCCCGCCCTCGCGCTGGGCGCTGGAACCAACACCTCCACCTTCG GTTTTGGTGCAAACCCCGCTGCAGGGAGTCTGTTTGGGAACAAGCCGGCCACTGGAGGACTGGGGACTGGACTGGGAACCAGCTTCGGAACAG CAGTGGGCACAGGACAGATGTCTCTGTTTGGGAATAACCAGAACAAACTGGGCGCCACGCTGGGAACGATGGGAACGTTCGGAGCGACTGGATTCAACAGCGGAGCCAGCACCCTGGGCTTTGGAGCTCCACAGCAACCCGTCG CGCTCACAGATCCGAGCGCGGCGGCCGCTCAGCAGGCCATgcttcagcagcagctcagcGGCCTGGCGTACTCGCCGTACGGAGACTCGCCGCTGTTCAGAAATCAGCTGTCGGACCccaagaagaaagaggag CGTCTGAAACCAACCAATCCGACGGCCCAGAAGGCTCTGACCACTCCCACTCACTACAAGCTGACCCCTCGACCTGCGACCAGAGTCCGCCCCAAAGCGCTGACGTCATCGGGGGCCTCCAAGTCGCAGCTCTTCGACGGCCTGGATGATGACGAGCCCTCGCTCACCAACGGAGCCTTCGTACCCAG GAAGAGCATCAAGAAACTTGTGCTGAAGAACCTGAACAGCAGTCAGTACAGCAGTCCAATCAACAAAGAGACAGACGACCTCGCCTCACCTTCGGAGTATCCGCAGAACGGACACAG TCatatggaggaggaggaggagctgagggaggTGCCGGGCCCCAGCAGCCGGGCAGACGACGACCCGGAGGTCACCCAGTTCTACGTCAACCCCATCGCCAAGCCGATCCCTCACGGGCGCGCCCAGACCAGCCTGCAGGACACCATCTGCGACCTCAACATGCACAAACCGGCCAGGAACGGGCTGGAG CTGAGCAGCGAGGACGTGTCAGCGTCTCTGGGGGAGGAGTctctgcaggaggagagagaggaggagcagcaggagtcCCAACAGTCTCCTCACCCAGCAG GCATCGTTCTGAACCGCGTCGGATATTACACCATCCCGTCTATGGAGGATCTGGCTGAGATGGTGGACGAAAACGGAGAGTGCGTGGTGGAGAACTTCACTGTTGGCAGGAAAG GCTACGGCTCCATCTTCTTCCCCGGCGAGGTGAACGTGACGGGGCTGAACCTCGACGAGATTGTCCACTTCAGACGCAAAGAGGTCATCGTGTACCCGGACGACAAAAACAAGCCGCCAGAGGGGGAGGGGCTTAACAG GCGGGCAGAGGTGACTCTGGACGGCGTTTGGCCAAACGACAAGACGACCTGCACTCAGATCAGGAGCCCCGAGCGTCTGGCTGAGATGAACTACGAGGGTCGGCTGGAGAAAGCCTCGCGCAAACAGGGAGCCCGTTTCCTGGAGTACAGACCTGAGACCGGATCCTGGGTGTTCGAG gtGGCCCATTTCTCCAAATATGGCCTCCAGGACTCTGACGAGGAGGAGGACGTCCCGCCCAAAACCGACCCCAAGAAGCTGAAGACGATGATGATCCTTCCTCCCTCCAGGCTGCAGCAGGCACTTCACTCCTCCCAGCAGCAGGCGGCGCCACAGGCTCAG tcCACTGTTGGCGTGGATCACCCGGGCGGCGTGGCGGAGTTAGACAGCGACATGGCCGACATCACCCAGAGCTTCCCGACAGAGAGCATGCTGGGAGGAGAGGATGACAGCGACCTGCTGGCGGGGGAGATGGACACGACGGGCGGGAAGCTCGGAGGTTTGATCCCTGCGGAGCACGACGGCGTCTCCGCGTCCAGCAACATAGCGTCCTCGCTGGGGATCAACCCGCACACCCTCCAG ATCATGAAGGCGTCTCTGTTTGctgaggacgaggaggagagcGACATGTTCCAGGATCCGGGAGCGATGAAGGTTGCCGCTAACGTCTCATCCCCTCGCCTCGTCGTGCCGGGAGCTCAGAGCCGACACTCCG tgggTGGTCTCCTTCAGGCTCGTTTTACCTCTGGCCTCCTCTCCCAGCTGTCGGACTCTCCCCGCCCTCCTCTGTCCCGGGCGTCTCCGGCAGCCGCCGAACCCTCCCGGCCGCTGCACTGGGCCGGGCCGGGCCCCTCATCCTTCCTGCTCCCCCCCCCAACTCCAGAGCCTTCGGTCAGGACGGTGGGCGTCCGGCGGCTGGGCGGCCCCGTCCCCCTCAAAGAGTCGGTCACTCGGGGGAAG GGGAGTTTGTTGATGGACGCTGGGCTGTTTGCGGGCCGTTCCTTTCGGGTGGGGTGGGGTCCCGGCTGGACGCTGGCACACTGCGGCCACCTGCTGAGCTCACCGCTGGCCAAAAACCTCGACCACCAAGAACCGATCGCCAAAACCGACTTCAGCTTCCTGCCGAAACCTGCCAGGAGCAAACc GCTGACTGAGAGCCCCTATAAGGTGGTGTTGGAGCAGCTGGTGGGTCTGGAGCCTCCAGCAGTGAAGatcagtgaggaggaggaggaggaggagagccagGCGGTGCTTCAGCGCCCCCTGGAGATCTGTCTGAAGCACAGCACTGTCGACACCACAGATGCCTCCGCCTGCCCTCTGGTTCGACCGCAGGCCGGCGTGGCGGCGCTGCACGAGTACGCCGAGTGGATCACCGAACTGAACCACCAGCAGGGTGACGCAGACC cCCTCCTGGCTCATTGGGCCGAGGTCTGGACCTTGTGTGAGGCCTTGTGGGGCCGGCTGGGCCCCGCAGATCAGGAGCCGGACGTCGAGACGCACAGCGAGTATGAGCAGCAGCTGGAGAGGAGGCGGACCTTCTCGGCCTGGCTGTCCCGCGGAGCCACCtgcagggtggaggaggaggtggcgcTGGCGGGGAAGGGTCGCCACACAGAGGCCATCTTCAGCTACCTGACGGGAAACCGCATCAGTGAGGCGTGTCGACTCGCACAGAAGGAAG GAGACCACCGTCTGTCCCTGTTGCTGTCTCAGGCCATGGGCTCTCAGTACTGCCGGGACCTGCTGGCCCTCCAGCTGGCCGACTGGAACCGCATGCAGACCGACTGCTACCTGCCCGAAGAACGGCTGCGCATCTTCGCGCTGCTCGCCGGCAAACCT GTGTGGCAGTCGTCTGACTCCGTGGTGAACGTGTGCTCCGAGCTGGACTGGAAGCGCTGTGTGGCCGTCCACCTCTGGTTCATGTTGCCTCCCACCGCCTCCGTGGCCGACGCCCTCGCCAAATACGAAGCCGCCTTCCAG GGCTCATGTGAGGGGGGGAAGTACGCCTGCGCCCCCCTTCCTCCGTACCTGGAGGCGGAGCAGCCggacatggaggaggaggaggaggagtccaAACGGCCACTGCACGACCTCTGCTTCCACCTGCTCAAGCTCTACAGTGACAG ACACTAcagcctgcagcagctgttgGACCCTCTGACGGTCACCTGGGAGCGTCTGGATTACCGCCTGAGCTGGCACCTGTGGGGCGTCCTGCAGGCGCTGCACTACAGCCACCTGAGCGCCTCGCGGCAGGGACTCCTCCACGCCAGCTACGCCGCGCAGCTGGAGAGCGCCGGCCTCTGGCACATGGCCGTCTTCATCCTGCTGCACATCCCCGACCACCC TCAGCGGGAGCGAGCGGTGCGGGAGCTGCTGACCCTCCACTGCCCCCTGCAGGAGACGGACGAGTCGGTGCAGAGGGAGCGCTTCCTGACCGAGAGGCTGCTGATCCCGGAGCAGTGGATCCACGAGGCCAAGGCCGTCCGAGCCCGCCGAGACGCCGACAGACATCAGGAGGCCCTGCACCTGTATCGGGCCGGATACTGGAGCCAGTGTCACCGACTGCTGATCCAGCACCTGGCCTCAG ACTGCATCATCAACGACAACCACGACTACCTGCTGGAGTTCCTGGAGGGGCTGGCGGTCCCTGAACACAGCGCCACCATCCAGGACTGGGACACTGCAGGGAGGGTTTACCTGGACTACATCAGAGTCATAAAGACGCTGCAGGGAATCCAGCAG ATGGAGAACGCTGGTTACGAGCTGGAGCGTCTCTACACCGACGTGACGTCCCTGTGCAGCAGAATCGAGCTTCTGCCCTGCAGCACCGCCAGAGACCGGCTCGCCCAATCAG AAATGGCGAAGCGTGTGGCCAACATCCTGCGCGTGGTGCTGAGCCTGCAGCAGGGCGACGCGGCGTCCGACTCCCTCAGCATCCCGCTCGCCCAGCTGGCGCCGCACATCACCCGCCTGCCGATGCCGGAGGACTACACGCTGGAGGAGCTGCGAGGCCTCACGCAGTCGTACCTGCGGCAGCTCATCGTCAGCCAATGA
- the nup98 gene encoding nuclear pore complex protein Nup98-Nup96 isoform X2, giving the protein MFNKSFGTPFGGGTGGFGTSSTFGQQNAGFGTTGGFGTSAFGATSNAGGLFGPTQNKPGGLFGSSTFSQPATSSTSTGFGFGAASGTSTSLFGSTGTGAAGGLFSQQNNAFGAAKPTSFGKVSLPPCPPGFGTSTSSGGLFGATNTTSNPFGGTASLFGGSGFSAAQQPGTTVKFNPPTGSDTMVKAGVTTSINTKHQCITAMKEYENKSLEELRLEDYQAGRKGPTNPMAAGTGSLFGPATATSSATTGLFGSSAPNASFSFGQNKSTFGPATAAGSFGTTAGGLFGQQPPQQAGSLFKPFGQATTTQSTGFSFGNTNTMGQTNTSSMGLFGNTAAAQPAGGLFGAAQTSTATGFGTATGLFGQTNTGFGNVATQQSLFGNKTAGFGTTTTSAPSFGTGTGTGLFGNKPALALGAGTNTSTFGFGANPAAGSLFGNKPATGGLGTGLGTSFGTVGTGQMSLFGNNQNKLGATLGTMGTFGATGFNSGASTLGFGAPQQPVALTDPSAAAAQQAMLQQQLSGLAYSPYGDSPLFRNQLSDPKKKEERLKPTNPTAQKALTTPTHYKLTPRPATRVRPKALTSSGASKSQLFDGLDDDEPSLTNGAFVPRKSIKKLVLKNLNSSQYSSPINKETDDLASPSEYPQNGHSHMEEEEELREVPGPSSRADDDPEVTQFYVNPIAKPIPHGRAQTSLQDTICDLNMHKPARNGLELSSEDVSASLGEESLQEEREEEQQESQQSPHPAGIVLNRVGYYTIPSMEDLAEMVDENGECVVENFTVGRKGYGSIFFPGEVNVTGLNLDEIVHFRRKEVIVYPDDKNKPPEGEGLNRRAEVTLDGVWPNDKTTCTQIRSPERLAEMNYEGRLEKASRKQGARFLEYRPETGSWVFEVAHFSKYGLQDSDEEEDVPPKTDPKKLKTMMILPPSRLQQALHSSQQQAAPQAQSTVGVDHPGGVAELDSDMADITQSFPTESMLGGEDDSDLLAGEMDTTGGKLGGLIPAEHDGVSASSNIASSLGINPHTLQIMKASLFAEDEEESDMFQDPGAMKVAANVSSPRLVVPGAQSRHSVGGLLQARFTSGLLSQLSDSPRPPLSRASPAAAEPSRPLHWAGPGPSSFLLPPPTPEPSVRTVGVRRLGGPVPLKESVTRGKGSLLMDAGLFAGRSFRVGWGPGWTLAHCGHLLSSPLAKNLDHQEPIAKTDFSFLPKPARSKPLTESPYKVVLEQLVGLEPPAVKISEEEEEEESQAVLQRPLEICLKHSTVDTTDASACPLVRPQAGVAALHEYAEWITELNHQQGDADPLLAHWAEVWTLCEALWGRLGPADQEPDVETHSEYEQQLERRRTFSAWLSRGATCRVEEEVALAGKGRHTEAIFSYLTGNRISEACRLAQKEGDHRLSLLLSQAMGSQYCRDLLALQLADWNRMQTDCYLPEERLRIFALLAGKPVWQSSDSVVNVCSELDWKRCVAVHLWFMLPPTASVADALAKYEAAFQGSCEGGKYACAPLPPYLEAEQPDMEEEEEESKRPLHDLCFHLLKLYSDRHYSLQQLLDPLTVTWERLDYRLSWHLWGVLQALHYSHLSASRQGLLHASYAAQLESAGLWHMAVFILLHIPDHPQRERAVRELLTLHCPLQETDESVQRERFLTERLLIPEQWIHEAKAVRARRDADRHQEALHLYRAGYWSQCHRLLIQHLASDCIINDNHDYLLEFLEGLAVPEHSATIQDWDTAGRVYLDYIRVIKTLQGIQQMENAGYELERLYTDVTSLCSRIELLPCSTARDRLAQSEMAKRVANILRVVLSLQQGDAASDSLSIPLAQLAPHITRLPMPEDYTLEELRGLTQSYLRQLIVSQ; this is encoded by the exons ATGTTCAACAAGTCATTTGGTACTCCCTTTGGTGGAGGGACGGGGGGGTTCGGCACCTCATCGACCTTTGGTCAGCAAA ACGCAGGTTTTGGGACAACAGGAGGCTTTGGGACGTCTGCCTTCGGGGCCACCAGCAACGCTGGAGGACTGTTTGGTCCCACACAGAATAAACCTG GTGGTCTGTTTGGGTCCAGTACATTCAGCCAGCCGGCAACTTCCTCCACCAGCACCGGCTTCGGTTTTGGTGCGGCGAGCGGCACTTCGACCAGCCTGTTCGGCAGCACCGGAACGGGCGCCGCCGGCGGGCTCTTCTCCCAGCAGAACAATGCTTTCGGTGCCGCCAAACCCACCTCTTTTGGAA AAGTCTCCCTCCCACCGTGTCCTCCAGGCTTTGGGACGAGCACCAGCAGTGGCGGGCTGTTTGGGGCAACCAACACCACCTCCAACCCTTTTGGTGGAACGGCCTCCCTTTTTGGAGGCTCGGGGTTCTCCGCCGCGCAGCAGCCGGGAACAACTGTAAAATTCAAC cctccaacaggaagtgacacaaTGGTGAAAGCAGGCGTGACCACGAGCATCAACACCAAGCACCAGTGCATCACAGCCATGAAGGAGTATGAGAACAAATCCCTGGAG GAGTTGAGGCTGGAGGACTACCAGGCGGGCAGGAAGGGCCCGACCAACCCGATGGCTGCGGGGACGGGCAGTCTCTTTGGACCGGCCACGGCCACGTCCAGTGCCACCACCGGCCTGTTCGGCTCCTCCGCTCCCAACGCCAGCTTCTCCTTCGGACAGAACAAGAGCACCTTCGGACCAGCAA CAGCTGCCGGCAGTTTCGGCACGACGGCAGGCGGTCTGTTCGGCCAGCAGCCCCCGCAACAAGCCGGCAGCCTCTTCAAGCCGTTCGGTCAGGCCACCACCACACAGAGCACCGGCTTCTCCTTCGGCAACACCAACACTATGGGACAGACCAACACCAGCAGCATG GGTTTGTTTGGGAACACGGCGGCGGCTCAGCCGGCGGGGGGGTTGTTCGGCGCTGCTCAGACGAGCACCGCCACCGGCTTTGGGACGGCCACCGGGCTGTTCGGCCAAACTAACACTGGATTTGGGAACGTCGCCACACAG CAGAGTTTATTCGGTAATAAGACGGCCGGGTTtggcaccaccaccaccagcgcCCCGTCCTTTGGCACCGGCACCGGCACCGGGCTGTTTGGCAACAAGCCCGCCCTCGCGCTGGGCGCTGGAACCAACACCTCCACCTTCG GTTTTGGTGCAAACCCCGCTGCAGGGAGTCTGTTTGGGAACAAGCCGGCCACTGGAGGACTGGGGACTGGACTGGGAACCAGCTTCGGAACAG TGGGCACAGGACAGATGTCTCTGTTTGGGAATAACCAGAACAAACTGGGCGCCACGCTGGGAACGATGGGAACGTTCGGAGCGACTGGATTCAACAGCGGAGCCAGCACCCTGGGCTTTGGAGCTCCACAGCAACCCGTCG CGCTCACAGATCCGAGCGCGGCGGCCGCTCAGCAGGCCATgcttcagcagcagctcagcGGCCTGGCGTACTCGCCGTACGGAGACTCGCCGCTGTTCAGAAATCAGCTGTCGGACCccaagaagaaagaggag CGTCTGAAACCAACCAATCCGACGGCCCAGAAGGCTCTGACCACTCCCACTCACTACAAGCTGACCCCTCGACCTGCGACCAGAGTCCGCCCCAAAGCGCTGACGTCATCGGGGGCCTCCAAGTCGCAGCTCTTCGACGGCCTGGATGATGACGAGCCCTCGCTCACCAACGGAGCCTTCGTACCCAG GAAGAGCATCAAGAAACTTGTGCTGAAGAACCTGAACAGCAGTCAGTACAGCAGTCCAATCAACAAAGAGACAGACGACCTCGCCTCACCTTCGGAGTATCCGCAGAACGGACACAG TCatatggaggaggaggaggagctgagggaggTGCCGGGCCCCAGCAGCCGGGCAGACGACGACCCGGAGGTCACCCAGTTCTACGTCAACCCCATCGCCAAGCCGATCCCTCACGGGCGCGCCCAGACCAGCCTGCAGGACACCATCTGCGACCTCAACATGCACAAACCGGCCAGGAACGGGCTGGAG CTGAGCAGCGAGGACGTGTCAGCGTCTCTGGGGGAGGAGTctctgcaggaggagagagaggaggagcagcaggagtcCCAACAGTCTCCTCACCCAGCAG GCATCGTTCTGAACCGCGTCGGATATTACACCATCCCGTCTATGGAGGATCTGGCTGAGATGGTGGACGAAAACGGAGAGTGCGTGGTGGAGAACTTCACTGTTGGCAGGAAAG GCTACGGCTCCATCTTCTTCCCCGGCGAGGTGAACGTGACGGGGCTGAACCTCGACGAGATTGTCCACTTCAGACGCAAAGAGGTCATCGTGTACCCGGACGACAAAAACAAGCCGCCAGAGGGGGAGGGGCTTAACAG GCGGGCAGAGGTGACTCTGGACGGCGTTTGGCCAAACGACAAGACGACCTGCACTCAGATCAGGAGCCCCGAGCGTCTGGCTGAGATGAACTACGAGGGTCGGCTGGAGAAAGCCTCGCGCAAACAGGGAGCCCGTTTCCTGGAGTACAGACCTGAGACCGGATCCTGGGTGTTCGAG gtGGCCCATTTCTCCAAATATGGCCTCCAGGACTCTGACGAGGAGGAGGACGTCCCGCCCAAAACCGACCCCAAGAAGCTGAAGACGATGATGATCCTTCCTCCCTCCAGGCTGCAGCAGGCACTTCACTCCTCCCAGCAGCAGGCGGCGCCACAGGCTCAG tcCACTGTTGGCGTGGATCACCCGGGCGGCGTGGCGGAGTTAGACAGCGACATGGCCGACATCACCCAGAGCTTCCCGACAGAGAGCATGCTGGGAGGAGAGGATGACAGCGACCTGCTGGCGGGGGAGATGGACACGACGGGCGGGAAGCTCGGAGGTTTGATCCCTGCGGAGCACGACGGCGTCTCCGCGTCCAGCAACATAGCGTCCTCGCTGGGGATCAACCCGCACACCCTCCAG ATCATGAAGGCGTCTCTGTTTGctgaggacgaggaggagagcGACATGTTCCAGGATCCGGGAGCGATGAAGGTTGCCGCTAACGTCTCATCCCCTCGCCTCGTCGTGCCGGGAGCTCAGAGCCGACACTCCG tgggTGGTCTCCTTCAGGCTCGTTTTACCTCTGGCCTCCTCTCCCAGCTGTCGGACTCTCCCCGCCCTCCTCTGTCCCGGGCGTCTCCGGCAGCCGCCGAACCCTCCCGGCCGCTGCACTGGGCCGGGCCGGGCCCCTCATCCTTCCTGCTCCCCCCCCCAACTCCAGAGCCTTCGGTCAGGACGGTGGGCGTCCGGCGGCTGGGCGGCCCCGTCCCCCTCAAAGAGTCGGTCACTCGGGGGAAG GGGAGTTTGTTGATGGACGCTGGGCTGTTTGCGGGCCGTTCCTTTCGGGTGGGGTGGGGTCCCGGCTGGACGCTGGCACACTGCGGCCACCTGCTGAGCTCACCGCTGGCCAAAAACCTCGACCACCAAGAACCGATCGCCAAAACCGACTTCAGCTTCCTGCCGAAACCTGCCAGGAGCAAACc GCTGACTGAGAGCCCCTATAAGGTGGTGTTGGAGCAGCTGGTGGGTCTGGAGCCTCCAGCAGTGAAGatcagtgaggaggaggaggaggaggagagccagGCGGTGCTTCAGCGCCCCCTGGAGATCTGTCTGAAGCACAGCACTGTCGACACCACAGATGCCTCCGCCTGCCCTCTGGTTCGACCGCAGGCCGGCGTGGCGGCGCTGCACGAGTACGCCGAGTGGATCACCGAACTGAACCACCAGCAGGGTGACGCAGACC cCCTCCTGGCTCATTGGGCCGAGGTCTGGACCTTGTGTGAGGCCTTGTGGGGCCGGCTGGGCCCCGCAGATCAGGAGCCGGACGTCGAGACGCACAGCGAGTATGAGCAGCAGCTGGAGAGGAGGCGGACCTTCTCGGCCTGGCTGTCCCGCGGAGCCACCtgcagggtggaggaggaggtggcgcTGGCGGGGAAGGGTCGCCACACAGAGGCCATCTTCAGCTACCTGACGGGAAACCGCATCAGTGAGGCGTGTCGACTCGCACAGAAGGAAG GAGACCACCGTCTGTCCCTGTTGCTGTCTCAGGCCATGGGCTCTCAGTACTGCCGGGACCTGCTGGCCCTCCAGCTGGCCGACTGGAACCGCATGCAGACCGACTGCTACCTGCCCGAAGAACGGCTGCGCATCTTCGCGCTGCTCGCCGGCAAACCT GTGTGGCAGTCGTCTGACTCCGTGGTGAACGTGTGCTCCGAGCTGGACTGGAAGCGCTGTGTGGCCGTCCACCTCTGGTTCATGTTGCCTCCCACCGCCTCCGTGGCCGACGCCCTCGCCAAATACGAAGCCGCCTTCCAG GGCTCATGTGAGGGGGGGAAGTACGCCTGCGCCCCCCTTCCTCCGTACCTGGAGGCGGAGCAGCCggacatggaggaggaggaggaggagtccaAACGGCCACTGCACGACCTCTGCTTCCACCTGCTCAAGCTCTACAGTGACAG ACACTAcagcctgcagcagctgttgGACCCTCTGACGGTCACCTGGGAGCGTCTGGATTACCGCCTGAGCTGGCACCTGTGGGGCGTCCTGCAGGCGCTGCACTACAGCCACCTGAGCGCCTCGCGGCAGGGACTCCTCCACGCCAGCTACGCCGCGCAGCTGGAGAGCGCCGGCCTCTGGCACATGGCCGTCTTCATCCTGCTGCACATCCCCGACCACCC TCAGCGGGAGCGAGCGGTGCGGGAGCTGCTGACCCTCCACTGCCCCCTGCAGGAGACGGACGAGTCGGTGCAGAGGGAGCGCTTCCTGACCGAGAGGCTGCTGATCCCGGAGCAGTGGATCCACGAGGCCAAGGCCGTCCGAGCCCGCCGAGACGCCGACAGACATCAGGAGGCCCTGCACCTGTATCGGGCCGGATACTGGAGCCAGTGTCACCGACTGCTGATCCAGCACCTGGCCTCAG ACTGCATCATCAACGACAACCACGACTACCTGCTGGAGTTCCTGGAGGGGCTGGCGGTCCCTGAACACAGCGCCACCATCCAGGACTGGGACACTGCAGGGAGGGTTTACCTGGACTACATCAGAGTCATAAAGACGCTGCAGGGAATCCAGCAG ATGGAGAACGCTGGTTACGAGCTGGAGCGTCTCTACACCGACGTGACGTCCCTGTGCAGCAGAATCGAGCTTCTGCCCTGCAGCACCGCCAGAGACCGGCTCGCCCAATCAG AAATGGCGAAGCGTGTGGCCAACATCCTGCGCGTGGTGCTGAGCCTGCAGCAGGGCGACGCGGCGTCCGACTCCCTCAGCATCCCGCTCGCCCAGCTGGCGCCGCACATCACCCGCCTGCCGATGCCGGAGGACTACACGCTGGAGGAGCTGCGAGGCCTCACGCAGTCGTACCTGCGGCAGCTCATCGTCAGCCAATGA